DNA from Halobaculum sp. XH14:
GGGAGGCCGATCCCGCGACGCTGGCCGAGCATCCGTCGTTCCCGGACGACCCCGCCGAGATCGACGCCGAGGGGCGGCCGAGCGTCGCGGGCGTCCTCGAGTTCGGCGACCCCGACGCCGGCCCGACGCTGGTGTTGAACGGGCACCTCGACGTCGTGCCCGCCGACGCCGACCTCTGGGACTCGGACCCGTTCGAACCGGTCTGGGACGCCGCGAGTGGGGGAAGCGACGAGGGGGTCGCGGGCGACGGCGGGACGGAGACGCTCACCGCCCGCGGGGCGGCCGACATGAAGGCCGGCCTCGCGGCGTGTCTGTTCGCCGCGCTCGACCTCCGCGAGCGCGACCCGGCCGTCGACGGCCGGGTCGTCGTCGAGGCCGTCGCCGGCGAGGAGGAGGGCGGCGTCGGCGCGGCCGCCGCCGCGCTGTCGAACCCGTACCCGTTCGACCGGGACGCGGCGATCATCGCCGAACCGACCGAACTCCGCCCCGTCACGGCGACGGAGGGCTGCGTGATGAAGCGACTCCGGCTCCACGGCCGGTCGGCCCACGCCGCGACGCGCTGGCGCGGCGTCGACACGCTCCCGAAGTTCGAGACGGTTCGACGGGCGTTCGAGCAACTCGAAGCCGAGCGGACCGAGCGCGTCACCCACCCGCTGTACGACCACCCGGTCCCGTGGCCGGTCGTCTGCGGGCGCGTCGCGGCGGGGTCGTGGTCCTCGACGGTTCCCGGCACGCTCACCGCCGAGTGGCGGCTCGGCGTCGCGCCCGGCGAGACGGTCGACGAGGTGGAGGCCGAGTACGAGGAGCGACTCGCCGAGGTCGTCGCGGGCGACGACTGGCTCGCCGAGCATCCGCCTGAGTTCGAGCGCTTCTCCGTGCAGTTCGAACCCGCCGAGGTCGCCGCAGACGAGCCGGTCGTTCGATCCCTGCAGGCGGCGATGCGGGACGCGGGGCTCGACGGCACGGAGCCGAGGGGTGCAACCTACGGCGCGGACTCGCGCCACTACGTCGCCGCCGGCGTCCCGACGGTCGTGTTCGGCCCGGGGAGCATCGACCAGGCGCACTTCCCGGACGAGACGATCCGCTGGCCGGAGGTCGAGCGGGCCAGAGACGTGTTCTCGGCGACCGCCGAGTCGTTCCTCGCCGGCGAGAACGCGGGCTGAGTCCGCGGAAAATCGCCTACTCGGGCCGGTACGCGTCGAGCGCCTCGGCGAGCACGTCGCCGGGGTCGCGGTTCTCCAGCGAGGCCCGCACCCGGAGGCGGCGGTACGCCTCGAACGGCAGGTCGACCTCGATCCGGCCGAGCGGAACGCCCAGCTCTCGCAACGCGGTCTCGGCGGCCGTGCCGTCGTTCACCCGGGAGGCGAGCGTCCTGATCTCCCTGACCGTGAGGTCGGCGTCCAGCGCCGCCCAGGCGAGCGCGAAGCGGGCCTCGCCCGGGGTCCGGGCGATGTGTTTGGCCGCGGTCGGGGCCAACTCGCCGCGGGCGACGTGTCGCCGGATCGCCTGCGGGAGGTCGTGGACGCGGGCCCACTTCCGGATGAACGACACCGGCACCTCGTCGTCGCCGTCGCTGGCGCGCTTTGCCGCCGACTTGTACGAGCCGGTCCCGCGCACGAGCGCGGCGCAGGCGGCCGCCCCGCGGAGCATCACGACGTTGTCCTCGTCGCCGACCTCGTCCGTCGAAAAGCGCGTCACCGTCGCGGCCGCCTCCGCGAGGCTCGCCTCGTCCTCGGGATCGAACCCGACGGCGGCGTCGGCCCGCTCGCCCGTGACCGCGGGGTCGCCGCGCACGACGGGGTCGCCGACGGCCGCCTCACGGTCCGCCGGTGGCTCGCGGGTCATACCGACACGTCGGCCGGATTCGGTAAAAGGCTCGCGGGGGTGGCCGTACTCGCCGCACGACCCACGGCGCCCCAAGACGCCTCCCGCCCGGCCACCCACGTCGGTTCCGTCCGCTATCGACGCCGCTAACAGCCACGCCCGCGGACTCCCGACAGGAATGCTCCGGTACGTCACGACGAACGAGGGGAAGGTCCGCGAGGCGCGCGAGTACCTCGGCGACGACGTCGCCCAGCTCGAGTTCGACTACACCGAGGTCCAGGCGGACGACCTCGGCCCCATCGCCGCCCACGGTGCCCGCGAGGCGTACCGCCACGCCGGGGAGCCGGTGCTCGTCGACGACGCCGGCCTGTTCGTCGACGGCTTCGACGGCTTCCCCGGCCCGTACTCCGCGTTCGTCGAACACACGCTCGGCGTCGACACCGTTCAGCGACTCGTCGCACGCGAACTCGACGACGAGCGACGCGCCGCCTTCCGCTGCGTCCTGGCCTACTGCGACGGCGAGGAGTTCGACGCCAGCCCGGACGCCGTCGACCGTGAGGACCGCGTCGCCGCCGCGGCCACCGGCGCCGAACGCGGCGAGCAGGAGGAGCGCGCGCTCCCGGTCAAACTGTTCGCCGGCACGGTCCGGGGCCGGATCGTCGACCCGCGCGGCGACGGCGGGTTCGGCTACGACCCGATCTTCGAACACGACGGGAAGACGCTCGCCGAGATGGACGCCGCCGAGAAGAACGCCGTCTCCCACCGGGGGAGGGCGCTCGGGAAGTTCGCGGAGTGGGTTCAGGGGCGCTAGCGACGCGTGTGTCCTTCCCCGAACGCCATCATCCGGCCTCGATACCCCGCGTTCGGGAGCGAACGTTCGTATCGGAAGCCGGGACCAGCGCCCCCGTGACCTGACGACGACCCCGCGTCGGCCGGGACGGGTGTGGGGCGCACCGACGCGGGACACGAACGCGCCGCCTGTCAGCTACTGCCTCGGATCCCTGTCCGGTCCTGGATACGGACCACTGACGACCGCCGCGTGGAGGCTCTCGGCGTCGAACAGCGTAGCGAACGCGGCCGGCTCGCGGACGCTCACGGGGAAGCGTTCGCGGAGCCCCGCGCCCGCACCGGGTCCGGTGAGCCCGTCGTCGAACGAGATGACGTGCATCGCGCCGCCGCGATACGCCGAGGCGAGCGCCGGCTGGTCGCCCTCCGGGTGCTCGACCGGCTCGCGCCAGGCATCAACGCGCTCGCGCCAGTCCGCCGCGAGCGACTCGTCGGCGAGCGTTTCGATCACGGTTTCGGCGTCGGTAAGCAGCGGATCGCTCGCCACGAGCGTCGTCCACGAGTGGCGACGGAGGTGGTCCAGCGCCGTTCGCGCGTCGCCCCCGACCAGCAGATCGGCGGCGAGCACGTCCGCGTCGGCGACCACCCGGGCCGGCGACGGCTCAGGCCGGTCCGGCTCGCTGCTCACCGCGACCACCGCCGACCCTCACGCATCGCGGTGGCCCCCGAGCGCGTCGATCACGTCGCTCTCTTCGAGGTCGAGTCCGTCGGCCCGCTCGAACAGCCGTGCCCACGTCTCCATGGAGTCCGATCGGGACGCCTCGGGTAAGACGGTTGCCCGTTTCTCCGGGCCGATCCGGACGGTTCCAGCACCTCCGATCACGCGAGGCGTCAGACACCTGGCGTGCGTCTGACGATAATTTAAGGTGGCACCGGGAAACGTCCCATCCGGGCGCGACGATGCGACCCCGCGGATCGACCGCGGGGCCTGGGTTCGTTCCCGGACTGGCCTCAGTTCGACTCCACACCGCGCGCCCGGCACACCCGACACCCACCCCTTTCGACGCTCGACTCGCCGAGCCGGAGGCTCGGTCGTTCGCCGTCCCGGTGGACTGGCGTCCGTCTCAGCCGCCCAGCAGCGCGTTCCGGGTGTCCTCCGCCCGTGCGGTCTCGGTGATGAGCGCGAGCCTGTCGCCCGCTTCGACGGTGATCCCGGGCATCGGGATGGTCAGCGGTTCCCGTTTTCGGCCGTGGGCGTACACCCGCGCGCCGTCGAGGGCGATGTCGTGGACGGGCTGGCCGACGACCGGCGCGTCCTCCGGCACCGCGACGGCGACGACCTGGAGCTGTTCGGTCAGGTCGCCGATGGCGTTGAAGTTCCCGCCGAGCAGCGCCGTCTTCGCGCCCGCCGCGCCGAGCCGTTCGGGGTAGATCACCTCGTCGACCGCGCGCTCGTACTCGTCGTACACCTCCTCCCGGAAGTCCTCGGAGATCCGCATGACCGTCCGACAGCCGTACTCCTTGGCGAGCATGCACACCTCGAAGTTCACGTTCGGGTCGCCGGTGAGTCCGCCGACCGCGACCGCTTCCTCGACCCCGGCCTCCCGCAGCACCGAGGGGGTACTGCCGTCGCCCGCGACGACGGTGAACCCGCGTGACCGGGCGCGGTCGACCTTCTCCGGGTCGTCGTCGACGACGACGACCTCGTGGCCCTCCTCGGCCAGCACCCGCGCGGTCCGCGAGCCGACGCGGCCGAAGCCGACGATGATGAGTCGCATGGGGGTGTGGTACGGAGTAGCACGACAAAAACCTACGTCTCCGCCGCGCGCTTTCCCGTCCCCGCTCGGGTGCCCGCGCCGTTTATCCGGTTCAGCGACGTACTCGAAGCCGATGATGGCGACGACGCACGCCCTGGTGGGCGTGCTGATCGGGCTCGGGGTGCTGGCGACGGTTCCGGAAGCCGGCGGTCCGGTGCTGCTCGCGGCCGCGCTCGGCGGGGCGTTCCCGGACCTCGACGTCCTGGCGGTCCACCGGCGGACGCTCCACTTTCCCGTCGGCTACGCCGCGCTGGCGGCGAGTTCCGCTCTGAGCGCGCTGGTCCTCCCCGCCTGGATGGCGATCGCGGCCGCGACGTTCTTCGCCGCCGCGGCCGTCCACGCCGCGACCGACGTGTTCGGCGGGGGGCTCGAACTCCGGCCGTGGGAGGCGACCTCGGATCGGGCGCTGTACGACCACCTCCGTGGTCGCTGGCGACCGCCGCGTCGCTGGATCCGCTACGACGGTGCGCCCGAGGACTTCATGCTCGCGCTCGCGGTCGGCCTGCCGTCCTTCGCCGCGCTGGACGGGAACGCGCGGCTGGGCGTGGTGGCGCTGCTGGGGATTTCGGCCGCCTACGCCGCGTTCCGGCGACCACTCGTCGACGGCGGCGAGACGCTCGTCGGTCTGCTCCCGGCGAGCGTCCTTCGACTGATCCCGGAGACGCTCATCGAGGACCTCCGGTAGGCGCTTTCCATCACTCGGTGACGCGCTCGCTCGCCATCACCCGGTGACACCGATGTCTCCTGTCCGGCTAAGTGGCTGGCACACGTTCGGTCGGTATGGCCGACTCCGAGATACCAGTCACCGCGGAGACGCCCGACAGCGCGTTTCACACCACGGGAACCGACCACATCACGCTCATCGGCAGCAACGAGGCGGACACGGTCGCGTTCTACCGCGACGTGCTCGGGATGTCGCTCGTGTTGCGACAGCCGAACCTCGACGCCCCGGAGGTGACCCACCTGTTCTTCGACACCGGCGACGGCCGGATCCTGACGTTCTTCGTCACCGACGACCGGGATTCGAACCCCGCGCCCCAGCGGACCGGCGTCGGCGCCGTCCACCACCTCGCGTTCAGCATCGAGGCGGGCGAACTGGACGAGATCAAGGCCGCACTGCAGGAGGAGGGACACGGCTTCAACGAGTTCGACCGCGGCGCGTTCCACTCGCTGTACACCCGCGATCACAACGGGCTCACCATCGAACTGGTCGTGGACAAGTACGCCATCCCCGACGACCGGCGCGGCGAGGTGCTGGCGCTCTCCCAGTCCAAGCGCGTCGCGGCCGGCGCGGATTACGTCGACGACGAACACATGCAGGCCGCGCTCGAGGAACTCGGCCTCCCCGTCGAGCGCGCTGACATCCCGGACGCCGCCACCGGGACGGGATATGACAACTGATCTGTATGACGACTTTACGAACTCTGAAGACGTTATGAAACGTCTGATCGTCTCTGAGCGGTTCGTAAAACGTCACGGCCCGTCGGTGAACGGTCCGTGAACGGTGGGCTTACCGCGAACTGACGCGAAGCAGTTCCAAGGAATTGCACCTTATACGATGGTGGCCGTCTCAGGGTGAAACGGAGCCAGCCCATGTCCACGTCCGAACCAACTGACGCCCTCCGAACGGTCGCCACCACCACCCCCGCTCTCGCCCTCCGCGACGGGGTCGAAACGCTCACCGCCGGCGCCGCCGAACTCGTGCGCGTCGTCGCGTTCTGGTTCGCAGCGTTGCTCCCGCTGACGTACCTCCCGATGGTCGCCACCAACCTCGTGGGCGAGTACGCGGTCACGTTCACGGGCCTGCTCGCGCTGCACGCGGTCACGTTGCTGGTCGGACACGGCTACGGCTCCGCCGACTGACTCGGGCCGCTTCCCGCTGGCTTTCGACTCCGACCGGTTCGGGGCCGACGACGCTCGACACCCGGATTTTCCCGCCGGACGTTCCCAGTTCTCTCGGTCAGTCCCGTATCGAACCGGCGGACGCCGGTAAGTTGTCGCCGATTGACGGGAGCGCTCGGTAGCACACAAATACCGAAGGAGCGTTCGCTCGAACTCGCCGACGATTCAGTCATGAACGGAACCAGGCGGAGCCTCCTTCGCGCGGCCGGTTCGATGGGAGTCCTCGGAAGCGTCGCCGGCGTGCCCGGCGTCGGCACCGTCGCCGCACGACAGGAGGGATACGACGTCGTCCGCGTCCCGGCCGATCACGACACGATTCAGGCCGGGGTCGACGCGGCCGCGGCCGGCGATCTCGTCCTCATCTCGCCGGGCACCTACGCGGAGGAGGTGGACGTCACGACGCCGGACATCACGCTCAGAGGGGAGGACCGGAACGGGGTCCTGCTCGACGGCGGGTTCGAGCGAACCCACGCGGTCCACGTCCAGGCCGACGGGGTCGCGGTCGAGAACGTGACCGCCCGCAACTACGAGGTGAACGGCTTCTACTGGACGCAGGTGGAGGGGTTCCGCGGCAGCTTCCTCACGGCCTCGAACAACGGCAACTACGGCATCTACGCCTACGGGTCGCGGGACGGTCGGTTCGAACACAGCTACGCGTCGGGCCACCCGGACGCGGGCTACTACCTCGGGCGGAACCAGCCCTACGAGGCCGTCATCGACGACGTCGTCGCCGAGCACAACGCGATGGGCTACTCGGGGACGAGCACCGGCCCGGACCTCACGATCCGGAACTCGCTCTGGCGGAACAACATGGCCGGCATCGTCCCGAACACGCTGAGCGACAGCGAGTCGCCCGAGCGCGCCTCCACCATCGTCGGCAACGAGGTGACCGGCAACGACAACCGGGACGCCCCCGCGAAGTCGCTCACGTTCCAGACGTTCGGGATGGGCATCGTGCTCTGGGGCGGCTCCGAGAACGTCGTGGAGGACAACGACGTCACCGACCACGAGCACTTCGGCGTCGTCGCACAGCCGAACGTCGTCGAGCCGTCGGGCAACGTCGTCCGGAACAACCGCGTGAGCGGGTCGGGCGTCGCGGACCTCGCGCTCGGAGAGCCCGCGGGCGAGGGGAACGAGTTCGCGGGAAACGAGTTCGCCACGAGCCTGCCCGAGGGGATTCAGACGGACGCGAGCGCCGGGAGCGCCGAGGTGACCGCGGTGTTCGACGAGCACGCGGAACTGGCTGACGAGGGCGAGTACCCGAACGGCGACTGGCGGGAGCAGCCGTTACCCGGCGATCAGCCGACGATGCCGGATCCGATGGCCGCGCCGCGTGTCGCCGATAAGACGACGTCCTGGGAGGCGGCGACGTCGCAGACTGATGCCGTTCGGGATTCGTGAGCGGAGAGCGTCGCTAGTCGAACTTGCTGGTGTGAGAACGGAAGAGCCCAGGCTGGGATGTGTACATCATATTCCTGGCCTCACTTATCATATTGAA
Protein-coding regions in this window:
- a CDS encoding DUF7119 family protein, with the translated sequence MTREPPADREAAVGDPVVRGDPAVTGERADAAVGFDPEDEASLAEAAATVTRFSTDEVGDEDNVVMLRGAAACAALVRGTGSYKSAAKRASDGDDEVPVSFIRKWARVHDLPQAIRRHVARGELAPTAAKHIARTPGEARFALAWAALDADLTVREIRTLASRVNDGTAAETALRELGVPLGRIEVDLPFEAYRRLRVRASLENRDPGDVLAEALDAYRPE
- a CDS encoding VOC family protein, giving the protein MADSEIPVTAETPDSAFHTTGTDHITLIGSNEADTVAFYRDVLGMSLVLRQPNLDAPEVTHLFFDTGDGRILTFFVTDDRDSNPAPQRTGVGAVHHLAFSIEAGELDEIKAALQEEGHGFNEFDRGAFHSLYTRDHNGLTIELVVDKYAIPDDRRGEVLALSQSKRVAAGADYVDDEHMQAALEELGLPVERADIPDAATGTGYDN
- a CDS encoding non-canonical purine NTP pyrophosphatase, coding for MLRYVTTNEGKVREAREYLGDDVAQLEFDYTEVQADDLGPIAAHGAREAYRHAGEPVLVDDAGLFVDGFDGFPGPYSAFVEHTLGVDTVQRLVARELDDERRAAFRCVLAYCDGEEFDASPDAVDREDRVAAAATGAERGEQEERALPVKLFAGTVRGRIVDPRGDGGFGYDPIFEHDGKTLAEMDAAEKNAVSHRGRALGKFAEWVQGR
- a CDS encoding PIN domain-containing protein; this translates as MSSEPDRPEPSPARVVADADVLAADLLVGGDARTALDHLRRHSWTTLVASDPLLTDAETVIETLADESLAADWRERVDAWREPVEHPEGDQPALASAYRGGAMHVISFDDGLTGPGAGAGLRERFPVSVREPAAFATLFDAESLHAAVVSGPYPGPDRDPRQ
- a CDS encoding potassium channel family protein, producing MRLIIVGFGRVGSRTARVLAEEGHEVVVVDDDPEKVDRARSRGFTVVAGDGSTPSVLREAGVEEAVAVGGLTGDPNVNFEVCMLAKEYGCRTVMRISEDFREEVYDEYERAVDEVIYPERLGAAGAKTALLGGNFNAIGDLTEQLQVVAVAVPEDAPVVGQPVHDIALDGARVYAHGRKREPLTIPMPGITVEAGDRLALITETARAEDTRNALLGG
- a CDS encoding M20/M25/M40 family metallo-hydrolase, coding for MTDLDLRAVAERLCRFDTTGGREAPAAAWFRDRMADAGMETYEWEADPATLAEHPSFPDDPAEIDAEGRPSVAGVLEFGDPDAGPTLVLNGHLDVVPADADLWDSDPFEPVWDAASGGSDEGVAGDGGTETLTARGAADMKAGLAACLFAALDLRERDPAVDGRVVVEAVAGEEEGGVGAAAAALSNPYPFDRDAAIIAEPTELRPVTATEGCVMKRLRLHGRSAHAATRWRGVDTLPKFETVRRAFEQLEAERTERVTHPLYDHPVPWPVVCGRVAAGSWSSTVPGTLTAEWRLGVAPGETVDEVEAEYEERLAEVVAGDDWLAEHPPEFERFSVQFEPAEVAADEPVVRSLQAAMRDAGLDGTEPRGATYGADSRHYVAAGVPTVVFGPGSIDQAHFPDETIRWPEVERARDVFSATAESFLAGENAG
- a CDS encoding right-handed parallel beta-helix repeat-containing protein codes for the protein MNGTRRSLLRAAGSMGVLGSVAGVPGVGTVAARQEGYDVVRVPADHDTIQAGVDAAAAGDLVLISPGTYAEEVDVTTPDITLRGEDRNGVLLDGGFERTHAVHVQADGVAVENVTARNYEVNGFYWTQVEGFRGSFLTASNNGNYGIYAYGSRDGRFEHSYASGHPDAGYYLGRNQPYEAVIDDVVAEHNAMGYSGTSTGPDLTIRNSLWRNNMAGIVPNTLSDSESPERASTIVGNEVTGNDNRDAPAKSLTFQTFGMGIVLWGGSENVVEDNDVTDHEHFGVVAQPNVVEPSGNVVRNNRVSGSGVADLALGEPAGEGNEFAGNEFATSLPEGIQTDASAGSAEVTAVFDEHAELADEGEYPNGDWREQPLPGDQPTMPDPMAAPRVADKTTSWEAATSQTDAVRDS
- a CDS encoding metal-dependent hydrolase, with translation MMATTHALVGVLIGLGVLATVPEAGGPVLLAAALGGAFPDLDVLAVHRRTLHFPVGYAALAASSALSALVLPAWMAIAAATFFAAAAVHAATDVFGGGLELRPWEATSDRALYDHLRGRWRPPRRWIRYDGAPEDFMLALAVGLPSFAALDGNARLGVVALLGISAAYAAFRRPLVDGGETLVGLLPASVLRLIPETLIEDLR